AAGAGCACCAGCTGTAAGGCGGTGCTCTTTTTTTTGCCGGGTGGGTCAGGCTGCGGTATTGCTGAAGGGTATTGGGCTGTCAGCGATGGTAGCTTTTATGCTTGCAGTTGATTCCGGGGGTTCAGAAGTTGTTGAGTCGTCAGGCTTATCTTCCGATGCGTTGGCGAGAATACTCTCTTCCACTTCTTCTTCATTAATAGCTCTGGGTATAAATGCAGGTGCTATGACAGGCCAGCTGCGTGCAACGCTGTTAAATTTAGCCACTGGATGGCGGTCGTCGCCCATGCGTATAAAGCCCTGCATATCCGGCAGTTCATGTATCTGCTCAGGGGAGACAATAGGCATGGTCAATTGACGTTCAGTGGTTTGAGTTTGATGTTTGCCGCTGTAAGTGATTTCAGTTTTTTGAACGGTATTGCGTTTACCCAGTTTGCTCGATGCCCATTTGGCGGTGCTGTAATCACTGCAGCGCATGGAGGCCCAGCTTTCACAGGAGCGGCTGATCGCCTGCACTGTGCTCATGCCGTATATTTCCGTCAGTCGCATTACCGAGTCAACACCCAGAATGGCGCAGGCGCCGATTTTGCGGGACTGAATCATAAAGTTCTGCAGTGACGGGATCAGGTTAAGCCGGGTCAGGTCGTCTGCGACAAAGAAGAAACGGCGCAGATGGTCGGGTGGCAGGCTGATCAGGGTGCTGCAGGCAAATTCCAGCCAGACCGTGGTCAGTGGTCTCAGAACATCAATCTCGTCGGAGTGAGTGCTGATAAATAACCAGCTGTCGTCGTTTTCATTGAATGCCCAGCGACGTACAGAGAAGCGGAAGTTTTCACTGGACAATTCCTGCATGGGGCGGATGGAGGCAATCAGAACGCCGCGAATACCCATGCAGGCTTCTTCTTCACCCCATTTGGCCAGAATCGGTGCCGAGTCGGTTTCGGAAAGGATTTCAACAATCCGGCTGTCTTCGATCTCCCGAATTTGCTCCAGCAGGATATCGGTGTTGGGATTCTCGGTATCGCCAAGATCCTGTGCCAGTTTCGCCAGAACAGTACGCGCGCCGGTTGACCAGTCCTGCTCCATTTTATGGTCGGGAATCAGGGCTTTTGCCATACGAATGTAGTCGTAGCTGCGATTGCATTCGCACCAGATGTCCCAGGAGGCGCTGCGCTCATCCATCGGGTTCAGAATGATGTCTTTATCCTGACGGTAGAAGTGGCTGATGAACTCGCCGTTGATGTCGAAGACAATGGCTTTTTTTCCGGCAGCACGAATGCCAACCAGCGTTTCCTTGATGTTGACACTTTTACCGGAGCCGGGAGAACCGACGACAATCAGGTGGCTGGTGTCTGATTTTTCTGGCATCGGAATGCCGGCAAACTGCATTCTGGACACGCTGGGGCGTTCTGCCGTGATTTTGCGCAGATCGGCGGCTTCGACAATGCGATTGTTGTCTGCCTCGATTTCTTTACGACGCTGGATAACGTGGCTGGTGCTGCGGCAGAAAAATTTGACGGTCATCCACAGGATAACAAAGAGAATGATGGAAGCGAGGGTGGAGGCCAGGGTGACCATGGCGCTGCGTTGAATGGTGGTGTCTTCTATGACGCTGCTGCCGCTGCGCATGTAGACCTGACCATCGCTGGTGCGAACCGGAAGGTTGTAACTGGTGTCCTGCAGAACCTGAACGTTCATGGTTGCGTTCAGCAGGGCGGCTGTTTCGTGTCGTGCCTGGGGGCTGGTGATACCAATGAAAACCACAATCGATATCAGTAAGGCCGGCAGGGGTGACAGTCGTTCAAGCGTTTTTAACTTTGTCGATTGCATGGATTTTACTTGAGTGTCTGGTGAAGAATAACGATTTAGCTGGGGTGACAATGTAAACGTCCCTGTAGAAAAAAAATTAAGCAGACGGGTAAAAAAAACTTAACTGTTCAGTGCTTTTGTCGTATTCCGAAGTAGTTATATTTTCTGGCCGGGAAGTCCCACACATGAGCATGATTCACAATGGTATCGCAGGCATGAATGTTGCCTCGACCGCACTGGTTGTCACCAGTACCAATATCGCAAACGCCTCCGTCGCCGGGTACTCCCGTCAGCAGACAATGTTCTCGACCTCGGGCACTGGTGGTGTCTATGTCAGCGATATTCAGCGGGTGACGGATCAGTTCTATGTGTCTCAGGTT
Above is a window of Endozoicomonas montiporae CL-33 DNA encoding:
- a CDS encoding type IV secretion system DNA-binding domain-containing protein; translation: MQSTKLKTLERLSPLPALLISIVVFIGITSPQARHETAALLNATMNVQVLQDTSYNLPVRTSDGQVYMRSGSSVIEDTTIQRSAMVTLASTLASIILFVILWMTVKFFCRSTSHVIQRRKEIEADNNRIVEAADLRKITAERPSVSRMQFAGIPMPEKSDTSHLIVVGSPGSGKSVNIKETLVGIRAAGKKAIVFDINGEFISHFYRQDKDIILNPMDERSASWDIWCECNRSYDYIRMAKALIPDHKMEQDWSTGARTVLAKLAQDLGDTENPNTDILLEQIREIEDSRIVEILSETDSAPILAKWGEEEACMGIRGVLIASIRPMQELSSENFRFSVRRWAFNENDDSWLFISTHSDEIDVLRPLTTVWLEFACSTLISLPPDHLRRFFFVADDLTRLNLIPSLQNFMIQSRKIGACAILGVDSVMRLTEIYGMSTVQAISRSCESWASMRCSDYSTAKWASSKLGKRNTVQKTEITYSGKHQTQTTERQLTMPIVSPEQIHELPDMQGFIRMGDDRHPVAKFNSVARSWPVIAPAFIPRAINEEEVEESILANASEDKPDDSTTSEPPESTASIKATIADSPIPFSNTAA